One genomic segment of Kiritimatiella glycovorans includes these proteins:
- the polX gene encoding DNA polymerase/3'-5' exonuclease PolX has product MENADAAGMFEEIADLVEIQGGNPFRVRSYRNAARTIKDLSGRVEDLVEQGEDLSELPHIGSSIADKIREMVETGTCAKLEELRGQVPGHLTDLLDVPRLGPKKAQKIHEELGVDNLDDLRRACEQHRVRGLEGMGGKTEAQILKGLDMLAASEGRILLKEASEQAGMIGRLLDGEETVDRWEAAGSFRRGCESVGDLDILVHSTDRAATTDRIVDSLRPAEVIGRGGEKVSVRLSGGLQVDFRFFEEASFGSALMYFTGSKAHNIRLRRRAREHDWKLSEYGLFSGDTRLAGRSEEAVYGKLGLPWIAPELREDRGEIEAAEEGGLPALIEPDDIRGDLHVHSTATDGVHTIEEMIEGARKLGYDYLAFCDHSQAVRVAGGLDAEGLKRHADAVREANDRYDDILVLAGVEVDILPDGSLDLDEELLAGLDWVTASIHYNFNLDSDRMTERLVRALGSGVVHALGHPLARHIGKREPLAYDFDRVAAVCAEHGVAMEINAQPERLDLPDEYARRAREAGAKLVIDTDAHSTDDYAFMRFGVMTARRAWLRKQDVVNAASRREMEKRGRLRPPP; this is encoded by the coding sequence ATGGAAAATGCCGACGCGGCCGGGATGTTTGAAGAGATTGCGGACCTGGTCGAGATTCAGGGCGGAAATCCGTTCCGCGTGCGGTCCTACCGCAACGCGGCCCGTACGATCAAAGACCTGTCCGGCAGGGTCGAGGATCTGGTGGAGCAGGGCGAGGATCTGAGCGAGCTTCCCCATATCGGCTCCAGCATCGCCGACAAGATCCGTGAGATGGTAGAGACGGGCACGTGCGCGAAACTGGAGGAACTGCGCGGGCAGGTTCCCGGACACCTGACGGATCTGCTCGACGTCCCGCGCCTCGGACCGAAGAAGGCGCAGAAGATCCACGAGGAACTGGGAGTGGACAATCTCGACGACCTGCGCCGTGCCTGCGAGCAACACCGCGTTCGCGGTCTCGAGGGCATGGGCGGGAAGACCGAGGCGCAGATCCTGAAGGGGCTGGATATGCTGGCGGCCTCGGAGGGACGCATTTTGCTGAAGGAGGCCTCGGAGCAGGCGGGCATGATCGGCCGTCTGCTGGACGGGGAGGAGACGGTGGACCGCTGGGAAGCGGCCGGGAGTTTCCGGCGCGGTTGTGAGAGCGTCGGCGACCTCGACATCCTGGTGCATTCCACCGACCGCGCCGCGACCACGGACCGCATTGTGGACAGCCTGCGGCCGGCGGAGGTGATCGGCCGCGGCGGGGAAAAAGTTTCGGTCCGGCTCTCCGGCGGGCTGCAGGTGGATTTCCGCTTTTTCGAGGAGGCGTCGTTCGGTTCGGCGCTGATGTACTTCACGGGTTCGAAGGCGCACAATATCCGTCTGCGCCGCCGCGCCCGGGAACATGACTGGAAACTGAGTGAATACGGCCTTTTTTCCGGCGACACGCGGCTTGCGGGTCGCAGCGAGGAGGCGGTTTACGGAAAACTGGGCCTGCCGTGGATCGCCCCCGAACTGCGCGAGGATCGCGGCGAAATCGAGGCTGCGGAAGAGGGCGGGCTGCCCGCGCTGATCGAACCGGACGACATCCGGGGCGACCTGCATGTGCACTCCACGGCGACCGACGGCGTGCACACCATCGAAGAGATGATCGAGGGCGCGCGAAAGCTGGGCTACGACTACCTGGCCTTCTGCGATCATTCGCAGGCCGTTCGCGTGGCCGGCGGTCTGGACGCGGAGGGCCTGAAGAGACATGCCGACGCCGTCCGCGAGGCGAACGATCGCTATGACGATATTCTCGTGCTGGCCGGTGTCGAAGTGGACATCCTCCCCGACGGTTCGCTCGATCTCGATGAAGAGCTTCTGGCCGGGCTCGACTGGGTGACGGCGAGCATCCATTACAACTTCAACCTCGATTCAGACAGGATGACGGAACGCCTGGTCCGGGCCCTCGGAAGCGGCGTCGTGCACGCGCTCGGACACCCGCTCGCCCGGCACATCGGGAAGCGGGAGCCGCTCGCGTACGACTTCGACCGCGTGGCCGCGGTCTGCGCGGAACACGGCGTGGCGATGGAGATCAACGCCCAGCCCGAGCGTCTCGATCTTCCCGACGAATACGCGCGACGCGCGCGTGAGGCGGGGGCGAAGCTGGTGATTGACACCGATGCGCACAGCACCGACGACTACGCATTCATGCGGTTCGGGGTCATGACCGCGCGGCGCGCGTGGCTTCGTAAACAGGACGTCGTCAATGCCGCGTCCCGCCGCGAGATGGAGAAGAGGGGAAGGTTACGTCCTCCACCGTGA
- a CDS encoding SO_0444 family Cu/Zn efflux transporter, producing MNEMSPYLLFGFVSAGVLSVLIRPSMVERHLGGRGWKPVVRASVLGVPMPLCSCGVIPVTAGLRRHGASRGASVSFLASTPQTGVDSIAVSYSLLGGVFTLIRVVAAFAAGIFCGFAVDWRRRDEPMQSGEETLGDASGGDEDHAVPRGGMAVRALRYGLVSLPQEIGRAVLLGILISAALGVLLPENLLAGRFGTGFTGMLVMLAVGIPIYVCSTASAPVAMALMHAGASPGAALVFLIAGPGTNAATVTTLWKTMGPQSLIRYLAALTLCALAFGWLTDALPLGELIRSALGEREKHAAAWRTVCSIALLVVLAQGVFPGTMARLGSALSFSRDS from the coding sequence ATGAATGAGATGTCGCCTTACCTCCTGTTCGGTTTTGTCTCGGCCGGGGTGCTCTCCGTACTGATTCGGCCTTCTATGGTCGAGCGGCATCTCGGGGGGCGGGGATGGAAGCCCGTGGTCCGGGCTTCGGTGCTGGGGGTGCCGATGCCTCTGTGCTCGTGCGGTGTCATTCCGGTGACCGCCGGTCTCCGGCGGCACGGCGCAAGCCGCGGCGCCTCGGTCTCCTTTCTGGCCTCCACCCCTCAGACGGGCGTGGACAGCATCGCGGTCAGCTACAGCCTGCTCGGCGGGGTGTTCACCCTGATCCGTGTCGTGGCCGCTTTCGCCGCCGGTATCTTCTGCGGGTTCGCCGTCGACTGGCGCCGACGCGACGAGCCGATGCAGTCCGGAGAGGAAACGCTGGGCGATGCGTCCGGCGGCGATGAGGATCATGCGGTTCCGCGCGGCGGGATGGCGGTCCGCGCACTGCGCTACGGGCTGGTGAGCCTTCCGCAGGAGATCGGGCGGGCCGTGCTTCTCGGTATCCTGATCTCGGCCGCGCTGGGCGTCCTGCTCCCGGAGAACCTGCTCGCCGGACGTTTCGGCACGGGTTTTACGGGCATGCTGGTGATGCTGGCCGTCGGCATACCCATCTATGTCTGCTCCACGGCCTCCGCGCCCGTCGCCATGGCCCTGATGCACGCCGGCGCTTCACCGGGCGCGGCGCTCGTATTTCTGATTGCCGGGCCGGGAACCAATGCCGCGACGGTGACGACGCTGTGGAAGACCATGGGCCCGCAGAGCCTGATCCGCTATCTCGCGGCGCTCACGCTGTGCGCCCTGGCTTTCGGCTGGCTGACGGATGCCCTGCCGCTGGGCGAGCTGATCCGTTCGGCGCTGGGCGAGCGCGAAAAGCATGCCGCCGCCTGGCGGACGGTCTGCTCCATCGCGCTGCTGGTGGTGCTGGCGCAGGGAGTGTTCCCCGGCACGATGGCGCGCCTGGGCTCGGCCCTGTCGTTCTCGCGCGACTCTTGA
- a CDS encoding FeoC-like transcriptional regulator yields MIRQVEQAIRDRGAVTREELARRFDMDAQALQPMLDRLVERGRIRRLTGGCVTGAARCRDCPVSRRRQTVFYGVCKDAGTESEHGDVNG; encoded by the coding sequence ATGATTCGACAGGTGGAACAGGCGATACGCGACCGCGGCGCGGTGACGCGGGAGGAGCTGGCCCGCCGTTTCGACATGGATGCGCAGGCTTTGCAGCCGATGCTGGATCGGCTGGTGGAACGCGGCAGGATCCGGCGTTTGACGGGCGGCTGCGTTACGGGTGCCGCCCGCTGCCGCGACTGTCCGGTGTCGCGACGTCGACAAACCGTCTTTTACGGGGTTTGTAAAGACGCGGGAACGGAGAGTGAGCACGGTGACGTTAACGGCTGA
- a CDS encoding cupin domain-containing protein: protein MMEKTQAFNPSAMVEYQEGSVVSRTIAEKDTGTVTLFAFAEGQGLSEHTAPFDALVMVLDGRAEIAVSGTDHTVRAGEMLRMPANEPHALRADEPFKMMLIMIRS from the coding sequence ATGATGGAGAAGACGCAGGCTTTTAATCCTTCCGCCATGGTGGAGTACCAGGAGGGTTCGGTCGTCAGCCGGACGATTGCTGAGAAGGATACCGGAACCGTGACGCTGTTCGCCTTTGCCGAAGGGCAGGGGCTCAGTGAGCACACGGCGCCGTTCGATGCGCTGGTCATGGTCCTCGACGGCCGCGCGGAGATTGCCGTGTCCGGAACGGATCACACCGTCCGCGCCGGTGAGATGCTGCGTATGCCGGCCAATGAACCCCACGCCCTGCGTGCGGATGAGCCGTTCAAGATGATGCTGATCATGATCCGGTCCTGA
- a CDS encoding arylsulfatase yields MNNRRRFLGQLATTSALALPTVRAAAPVKAKRPNLLFIMADDMGFSDAGCYGGEIHTPHLDALASNGVRFTQGYNCGRCWPSRSCMLSGYYPQQIGMDALPGVKRHQPQEWARMLPERLKPAGYRSFISGKWHAYGQPNEQGFARSYILNDHNRFFSPRAHAEDGQNLPPVEPGDDYYATTFIADKAIEYLRQHKRQAPDRPFFGYIAFISPHFPLHAPQKDIDRYRGRYDTGWDRVREQRYRRQREAGIVDCPLSERIEDFAAPHMKQEKLKKVYGEGETRYAVAWDSLEENQQAYQAEKMAIHAAMIDRMDREIGRILDELRAQGEFENTFIVFCSDNGASAELLERGGGHDPEAVPGSKDTYLCLGPGWSTAANTPFKYHKMIVHEGGIATPWIVHWPAGLEAANELRHQPVHLVDILPTFLALAGLDASKAHDEGAPAFPGRNFLPALEENRPIPRDYLYFSHWGNALRQGDWKIVRGVPRDHKGFKLYHMAEDRSETTDLADRYPERLNSMRRAFESIEDDFRRLNRKWLGDEWKAGGSEKPGLRGVEPDAHGVYHFSGRGYALLGEVPELKPASDFTWSVEAWVDKDCGGGAVIMGNRHTPGPQANGFMKIVPDRGVQFHDGKRIVRLPLSVPKEQWAQIRVVKQGPAVDVFLNGRKVASDEVPFTIPARPCYLGGDPNSAEMMKGKVRNPRVSERNQQE; encoded by the coding sequence ATGAACAACCGTCGTCGTTTCCTGGGACAGCTCGCCACCACTTCAGCGCTCGCCCTGCCGACCGTCCGGGCCGCGGCGCCCGTGAAGGCGAAGCGGCCGAACCTGCTGTTCATCATGGCCGACGACATGGGCTTTTCAGACGCCGGCTGCTACGGCGGCGAGATTCACACGCCCCACCTCGACGCCCTCGCGTCGAACGGCGTGCGCTTCACGCAGGGCTACAACTGCGGCCGCTGCTGGCCGTCGCGCTCCTGCATGCTCAGCGGGTACTATCCGCAGCAGATCGGCATGGACGCGCTCCCGGGCGTGAAGCGTCATCAACCCCAGGAGTGGGCCCGCATGCTGCCCGAACGGCTCAAGCCCGCCGGGTACCGGAGCTTCATCAGCGGCAAATGGCACGCGTACGGACAGCCGAACGAGCAGGGGTTCGCCCGCTCGTACATCCTGAATGATCACAACCGTTTTTTCTCGCCCCGCGCCCACGCAGAGGACGGGCAGAACCTTCCGCCCGTCGAACCCGGCGACGATTATTACGCCACCACCTTTATTGCCGACAAGGCGATCGAGTACCTGCGTCAACACAAGCGCCAGGCCCCGGACCGGCCCTTCTTCGGCTACATCGCCTTCATCAGCCCGCACTTTCCGCTGCACGCGCCCCAGAAGGACATCGACCGCTACCGCGGGCGTTATGACACGGGCTGGGACCGCGTCCGCGAACAGCGCTACCGCCGCCAGCGCGAGGCGGGGATCGTGGACTGCCCGCTCTCGGAACGGATCGAAGATTTCGCCGCCCCGCACATGAAGCAGGAAAAACTGAAGAAGGTGTACGGCGAAGGTGAGACGCGTTACGCCGTCGCGTGGGATTCGCTTGAAGAGAATCAGCAGGCCTACCAGGCCGAAAAGATGGCGATTCATGCGGCGATGATCGATCGCATGGACCGCGAGATCGGGCGCATCCTCGATGAACTCAGGGCGCAGGGCGAATTCGAGAACACCTTTATCGTCTTCTGTTCCGACAACGGCGCCAGCGCCGAACTGCTCGAGCGCGGCGGCGGTCACGACCCGGAGGCCGTGCCGGGGTCGAAGGATACCTATCTCTGTCTCGGTCCGGGCTGGTCGACGGCCGCCAATACGCCGTTCAAGTATCATAAGATGATCGTCCACGAGGGCGGGATCGCGACGCCGTGGATCGTCCACTGGCCCGCCGGACTGGAGGCCGCGAACGAACTGCGCCATCAGCCCGTGCACCTGGTCGACATCCTCCCGACGTTTCTCGCGCTGGCCGGACTGGACGCCTCGAAGGCGCACGACGAAGGCGCGCCGGCTTTTCCGGGACGGAACTTCCTCCCGGCGCTGGAGGAGAACCGCCCGATCCCGCGCGATTATCTCTACTTCTCGCACTGGGGGAATGCGCTGCGTCAGGGCGACTGGAAGATCGTGCGGGGCGTGCCGCGCGATCACAAGGGGTTCAAACTCTACCACATGGCGGAAGACCGCAGTGAGACGACGGACCTCGCCGACCGGTATCCCGAACGGCTCAACTCGATGCGCCGCGCGTTCGAAAGTATTGAAGACGACTTCCGCAGACTGAACCGGAAGTGGCTGGGCGATGAGTGGAAGGCCGGGGGGAGCGAAAAACCCGGGTTGCGCGGGGTCGAACCCGACGCGCACGGAGTCTACCACTTCAGCGGCAGGGGCTACGCGCTCCTGGGCGAGGTGCCGGAGCTGAAGCCCGCCTCGGACTTCACCTGGTCGGTGGAGGCGTGGGTGGATAAAGACTGCGGGGGCGGGGCGGTGATCATGGGGAACCGCCACACGCCGGGCCCGCAGGCGAATGGCTTTATGAAAATCGTGCCGGACCGCGGCGTGCAGTTTCATGACGGGAAACGGATTGTTCGGCTCCCGCTGAGTGTTCCCAAAGAGCAATGGGCGCAAATCAGGGTGGTCAAGCAAGGCCCCGCCGTGGACGTATTTCTGAACGGCCGCAAGGTCGCTTCGGATGAAGTTCCCTTTACCATTCCCGCGCGCCCCTGTTATCTCGGGGGCGATCCGAACAGCGCGGAAATGATGAAGGGAAAAGTGCGGAATCCCCGCGTGAGCGAACGGAACCAGCAGGAGTGA
- a CDS encoding class I SAM-dependent methyltransferase, with product MGIPLTTPPSCPLCGKGEPIAFHRDRDREYLQCPQCRLVFVPPGYVLPPEEERRRYEQHRNLPYDEGYRAFLHRTLDPVLRRVAPGAEGLDFGCGPGPTLALMFEEAGHPMRTYDPFFADHPEALRRRYDFITATEVVEHLHHPGREFGRLFGMLRPGGVLAVMTKRVLDRERFATWHYKNDPTHVGFFADATFEWIAAQWGCGLEFEGDDVAVFSS from the coding sequence ATGGGTATCCCTCTTACAACTCCTCCTTCCTGCCCCCTCTGCGGGAAAGGCGAGCCGATCGCATTCCATCGCGACCGGGACCGCGAATATCTCCAGTGCCCGCAATGCCGACTGGTCTTCGTCCCGCCCGGATACGTGCTCCCCCCCGAAGAGGAACGGCGCCGCTACGAGCAGCACCGCAATCTCCCTTACGACGAGGGGTACCGGGCTTTTCTGCACCGCACCCTCGATCCCGTCCTCCGCCGCGTCGCGCCGGGCGCGGAGGGACTCGACTTCGGCTGCGGTCCCGGCCCCACGCTGGCGCTGATGTTCGAGGAGGCGGGCCACCCGATGCGGACATACGACCCCTTTTTCGCCGATCACCCGGAGGCCCTGCGGCGACGCTATGATTTTATCACCGCGACGGAAGTCGTCGAACACCTCCACCATCCCGGCCGGGAGTTCGGGCGGCTGTTCGGGATGCTGCGCCCCGGCGGGGTGCTGGCGGTGATGACCAAGCGCGTGCTCGACCGCGAGCGCTTCGCGACGTGGCACTACAAAAACGATCCCACCCACGTCGGCTTCTTCGCCGATGCCACGTTCGAATGGATCGCGGCGCAATGGGGCTGCGGGCTGGAGTTCGAGGGAGACGACGTGGCGGTGTTTTCCTCCTGA
- a CDS encoding FeoA family protein, translating into MRRGRGWFRRGRRRRLRRCDAPQPLAACEPGTHATICSNPDRKTLEMGLCRGAQTEVLRNDPGNPSLLVRVGDTRYVIPRDVGERMQVRTGH; encoded by the coding sequence ATGAGACGCGGACGGGGCTGGTTCAGACGAGGCCGGAGGCGCAGACTGCGGCGGTGCGATGCGCCGCAGCCTCTGGCGGCGTGCGAGCCCGGAACGCATGCGACGATCTGCTCGAATCCCGACCGCAAGACCCTCGAAATGGGTCTCTGCCGCGGCGCGCAGACGGAGGTGCTGCGCAACGATCCCGGAAACCCCAGCCTGCTGGTGCGCGTGGGCGACACGCGTTACGTGATTCCCAGGGATGTGGGGGAGCGGATGCAGGTTCGCACCGGGCACTGA
- a CDS encoding nucleoside recognition domain-containing protein: protein MVGLFTGIFAKETVIASLDALYAAPAEEAAEGDAEAPPAEILRAGASGAWEGLVQGFRNFDVDLVDLPATGEAAPEAAAESLGVRSATFRAMRQRFGSRAAAFAYMLFVLIYVPCCATLAAIRREAGWNWMWFEVVYLTGLAWVTATIFYQVCTFGAHPVASSAWIAAAAALAALFASALKRFADRRERMREGES, encoded by the coding sequence GTGGTCGGACTCTTCACGGGCATCTTCGCCAAGGAGACGGTGATTGCCAGTCTCGACGCCCTTTACGCGGCGCCGGCGGAAGAGGCCGCGGAAGGCGATGCCGAAGCGCCGCCCGCGGAGATCCTGCGGGCGGGGGCGTCCGGGGCGTGGGAGGGACTCGTTCAAGGCTTCCGCAATTTCGACGTCGACCTGGTCGATCTCCCGGCAACGGGAGAGGCCGCGCCGGAAGCCGCGGCGGAGTCGCTCGGCGTGCGCTCCGCGACGTTCAGGGCGATGAGGCAGCGGTTCGGCAGCAGGGCCGCCGCCTTCGCGTACATGCTCTTCGTCCTGATCTACGTGCCCTGCTGCGCCACCCTCGCCGCCATCCGGCGCGAGGCGGGCTGGAACTGGATGTGGTTCGAAGTGGTCTATCTCACCGGCCTGGCCTGGGTGACGGCCACGATCTTCTACCAGGTGTGCACCTTCGGCGCGCATCCCGTCGCCTCGTCCGCCTGGATCGCCGCCGCCGCGGCCCTCGCGGCGCTGTTCGCGTCGGCGCTGAAAAGGTTTGCCGACCGCCGCGAAAGGATGCGAGAAGGGGAGTCATGA
- the feoB gene encoding ferrous iron transport protein B — MKRHFIIAIAGNPNSGKTTLFNALTGSRHRVGNWPGVTVDRVEGYYECGGCSVRVVDLPGIYSFSASSVDEHIAREYVLREKPDAVINIVDATNLERNLYLTTQLIEMRVPVVVALNKMDEAGRSRLEIEVEHLARHLDSRVVPTVALRGEGLHDLRSAAVETAREARPPSVHVHYEDAVEEGVAELVPLIEAEAREHGADARWWAVKLLEGDDDVRKWSSGGAEEVLERVRTHTRRHTGDEADIVIADGRYGFIHGLARDVVKRHEQWRRAVSDHLDAIVLNRVIGVPIFLAVMYLVFLFTIKVGEPFIHFFDRLCGAVFVEAPAAWMNSAGAPELLTAVLTDGVGGGLQILATFIPPIFFIFLCLSLLEESGYMARAGFVMDRWLRVIGLPGKAFIPLLIGFGCNVPGILATRTLDRRRDRIMTALINPFMSCGGRLPVYTLFAVAFFPGNPAGVVFALYLTGIALAVVTGLLFKRTIFRGEAGTFVMELPPYHLPAIGGVLQHAWRRLRDFIVRAGQVILIVVIILSVLSYLPSPGADAEGAGPQNSLLSETGRALTPVFRPMGIRD; from the coding sequence TTGAAGCGGCATTTCATTATCGCGATTGCGGGCAACCCGAACTCGGGCAAGACCACACTGTTCAATGCGCTGACGGGTTCGCGCCATCGGGTCGGGAACTGGCCGGGCGTGACGGTGGACCGTGTCGAGGGCTATTACGAGTGCGGCGGGTGCTCGGTGCGCGTGGTCGACTTGCCCGGGATCTATTCTTTTTCCGCCAGCTCGGTGGATGAGCACATCGCGCGGGAATACGTCCTGCGCGAAAAACCGGACGCCGTGATCAACATCGTCGACGCCACCAACCTCGAGCGGAACCTGTACCTCACCACCCAGCTCATCGAGATGCGGGTTCCGGTGGTGGTGGCGCTCAACAAGATGGACGAGGCCGGACGCAGCCGGCTGGAGATCGAGGTCGAGCACCTCGCCCGCCACCTGGATTCGCGCGTCGTGCCCACCGTCGCGCTGCGCGGCGAGGGACTGCACGACCTGCGGTCGGCGGCGGTGGAGACGGCCCGCGAGGCCCGCCCGCCTTCGGTGCACGTGCATTACGAGGACGCGGTGGAAGAGGGGGTCGCCGAGCTGGTTCCGCTCATCGAAGCGGAGGCCCGGGAACACGGAGCCGACGCGCGCTGGTGGGCCGTTAAACTCCTTGAAGGCGACGACGACGTGCGGAAGTGGTCTTCGGGCGGGGCGGAAGAGGTGCTCGAGCGTGTAAGGACGCACACCCGCCGCCACACGGGCGACGAAGCCGATATCGTGATCGCCGACGGTCGCTACGGGTTCATCCACGGTCTGGCGCGGGACGTGGTGAAGCGGCATGAACAGTGGCGCCGGGCGGTCTCCGATCACCTGGACGCCATCGTGCTCAACCGCGTGATCGGCGTCCCGATCTTCCTCGCCGTCATGTATCTCGTCTTCCTGTTCACCATCAAGGTCGGCGAACCGTTCATTCACTTCTTCGACCGTCTGTGCGGCGCGGTCTTCGTCGAGGCCCCGGCGGCGTGGATGAACTCCGCTGGCGCGCCGGAACTGCTCACCGCCGTGCTGACGGACGGGGTGGGCGGCGGACTGCAGATCCTGGCGACGTTTATCCCGCCGATTTTCTTTATCTTTCTCTGCCTCTCGCTGCTCGAGGAATCGGGTTACATGGCGCGTGCGGGGTTCGTCATGGACCGCTGGCTGCGCGTGATCGGACTGCCCGGCAAGGCCTTCATCCCGCTGCTGATCGGCTTCGGCTGCAACGTGCCGGGCATCCTCGCCACCCGCACGCTGGACCGGCGGCGCGACCGGATCATGACCGCGCTGATCAACCCGTTCATGTCCTGCGGCGGGCGGCTTCCGGTCTATACGCTGTTCGCGGTGGCGTTCTTCCCCGGCAACCCGGCGGGCGTCGTGTTCGCCCTCTACCTGACGGGCATCGCGCTCGCGGTCGTGACCGGTCTGCTGTTCAAGCGGACGATCTTTCGCGGCGAGGCAGGCACGTTCGTGATGGAACTGCCGCCGTATCACCTCCCCGCGATCGGCGGCGTCCTCCAGCACGCCTGGCGCAGGCTTCGCGATTTCATCGTGCGCGCGGGCCAGGTGATCCTGATCGTGGTGATCATACTCAGCGTGCTGAGTTATCTCCCCTCACCCGGCGCGGATGCGGAAGGGGCGGGCCCGCAGAACTCGCTGCTGAGCGAGACCGGCCGCGCGCTCACCCCCGTGTTCCGGCCGATGGGGATCCGCGACTAG
- the eno gene encoding phosphopyruvate hydratase, which produces MSDIIDVTAREILDSRGNPTVEVEVTLESGACGQAAVPSGASTGENEALELRDGDKSRYLGKGVTKAVDNVNDILGPQLFGYEAAEQVVIDRVMMEIDGTPNKGKLGANAILGVSLAVAKAAAEEQGIPLFRYIGGTNAKVMPVPMMNIINGGAHSDAPIDFQEFMIRPVGAPSFREGLRMGAEVFHALKKVLKGRGLSTAVGDEGGFAPQLDGVEDALDVIIQAIKDAGYKPGRKEEGGDISLALDVAASEFFEDGVYDFKKAGKGEKKSSEEMTDYLEELIGKYPIDSIEDGMDEGDWDGWKILTDRIGDRCQLVGDDLFVTNTEYLARGIETGCANSILIKVNQIGTLTETLDAIAMAHKAGYTAVVSHRSGETEDHTISDIAVATNSGQIKTGSLSRSDRIAKYNQLLRIEEMLEADAEYGG; this is translated from the coding sequence ATGTCGGATATTATTGATGTAACGGCGCGGGAGATACTGGATTCCCGCGGTAACCCTACGGTCGAGGTGGAAGTCACACTCGAATCCGGTGCCTGCGGTCAGGCGGCGGTGCCGTCCGGGGCGTCGACCGGAGAGAACGAAGCGCTTGAGCTGCGCGACGGCGACAAGAGCCGCTACCTCGGCAAGGGCGTGACGAAGGCCGTGGACAACGTCAACGACATCCTCGGTCCCCAGCTCTTCGGCTACGAGGCCGCGGAGCAGGTGGTGATCGACCGCGTGATGATGGAAATCGACGGCACCCCCAACAAGGGCAAGCTCGGCGCCAACGCGATCCTCGGCGTCTCGCTGGCCGTCGCCAAAGCGGCGGCCGAGGAGCAGGGCATCCCGCTCTTCCGCTACATCGGCGGAACCAACGCGAAGGTCATGCCCGTGCCGATGATGAACATCATCAACGGCGGCGCGCACTCCGACGCCCCGATCGACTTCCAGGAATTCATGATCCGTCCCGTCGGCGCCCCCAGCTTCCGCGAAGGCCTGCGGATGGGTGCCGAGGTGTTTCACGCCCTGAAAAAGGTGCTCAAGGGCCGCGGGCTCTCGACCGCCGTGGGCGACGAGGGCGGGTTCGCCCCGCAGCTCGACGGGGTCGAAGACGCGCTGGACGTGATTATCCAGGCGATCAAGGACGCCGGGTACAAGCCGGGGCGTAAGGAAGAGGGCGGCGATATCTCGCTCGCGCTCGACGTAGCCGCCTCGGAATTCTTCGAAGACGGCGTCTACGACTTCAAGAAGGCCGGCAAGGGCGAGAAGAAAAGCTCCGAGGAAATGACCGACTACCTCGAGGAACTGATCGGCAAGTATCCGATCGACTCGATCGAGGACGGCATGGACGAGGGCGACTGGGACGGCTGGAAGATCCTGACCGACCGGATCGGCGACCGCTGCCAGCTGGTCGGCGACGACCTCTTCGTCACGAACACCGAGTACCTCGCCAGGGGCATCGAAACCGGCTGCGCCAACTCGATCCTGATCAAGGTCAACCAGATCGGCACACTCACCGAGACGCTGGACGCGATCGCCATGGCCCACAAGGCGGGATACACCGCCGTGGTCTCGCACCGCTCCGGCGAAACCGAGGATCACACGATCTCGGATATCGCGGTGGCGACGAACTCCGGTCAGATCAAGACCGGCTCCCTGAGCCGCTCCGACCGCATCGCCAAGTACAACCAGCTCCTCCGCATCGAGGAAATGCTCGAGGCGGACGCCGAATACGGCGGCTGA